ACTTCCGCATCGCGCAGGGGCGCCTGGGCGACCATGTCGATGGCCTTGTGCTTGGGGTTGCTCTTGTCCTTGGCGGGGCAGACTTCCACGCAAAGGGTGCAGCCCGTGCAATCCTCGGGAGCCACCTGGATGGTGTACTTCTGGCCCTTGTATTCGGGGCCCTTGTAGTCCACGGCCTTGAAGGTGCCAGGGGCGCCAGCCAGGGCGCTGGGCTCGTAGACCTTGGCGCGGATGGCGGCGTGGGGGCAAACCATCGCGCACTTGTTGCACTGGATGCAGATGGAGCTGTCCCACTCGGGGATCTCCAGCGCGATGTTGCGCTTCTCCCACTTGGTGGTGCCCACGGGCCAGGTGCCGTCGATGGGGAAGGCGCTCACGGGCAGCAGGTCGCCCTTGCCTTCCATCATCACGGCGCTGACACGCTTGACGAAGTCCGGTGCCTCGTCGGCCACCATGGGCGGACGCTTGCGGGTGGCGGTGACCGTGGCGGGCACCTTCACTTCATGGAGGTGGGCCAGGGTTTCATCCACGGCCACGAAGTTCTTCTGGACGATGGCGTCGCCCTTCTTGCCGTAGGTCTTCTTGATGGCCTTCTTGATCTGCTCGATGGCCTCCTCGCGGGGCAGCACGCCAGAAATGGCGAAGAAGCAGGTCTGCATGATGGTGTTGATGCGCACGCCCATGCCCGTGTTCTTGCCCACCTCGTAGGCGTCGATCACGTAGAACTTGAGCTTCTTCTCGACGATGGCTTCCTGCACTTCGCGCGGCAGCGTATCCCACACAGTGTCCTTGTCGTGGGGCGTGTTCAGCAGGAAAGTGGCGCCGGGAACGGCGGTTTCCAGCATCTCGTATTTGTCGAGGAAGCTGGTCTGGTGGCAGGCGATGAAGTTGGACTTGGTCACCAGGTAGGCGCTCTTGATGGGGCGGGGCCCGAAGCGCAGGTGGCTGATGGTGATGGCGCCGGACTTCTTGGAGTCATAGACGAAGTAGCCCTGACCGTAGTTGGGGGTCTCCTCGGCGATGATCTTGATGGAGTTCTTGTTGGCGCCCACGGTGCCGTCCGCGCCCAGGCCGTAGAACAGCGCGCGGGTCACATCGGAGGGCTCCACGTCGAAGCTGGCGTCGTAGGGCAGGGAGCTGTGGCTCACGTCGTCCACGATGCCGATGGTGAAGTGGTTCTTCGGCGTGTCCTTGGCCAGGTTCTCGTAGACAGCCTGGACCATGGCGGGGGTGAATTCCTTGGAGGAGAGACCGTAGCGGCCACCCACCACCACGGGGTTGAGGGTGGTGTGGCCCTCTTCGCGGCCCTCACGCAGCGCGGCGAGCACATCCAGGTGCATGGGATCTGCAGGCGAGCCGGGCTCCTTGCAGCGATCCATGACGGCGATCTTCTTGGTGGTGGCGGGCAGGGCGCGGACGAACTCTTCGATGGCGAAAGGCCTGAACAGGCGGACCTTGAGGACGCCCACCTTCTGGCCCTGCTTCATGGCCCAATCCACGTATTCGTGGGTGACGTCGCAACCGGAGCCCATGATGACGACCACGCGCTCGGCCTCGGGGTGGCCGTAGTAGTCGTAGAGGCGGTACTGGCGACCGGTGAGGGCGGCGAAGCGGTCCATCTCCTGCTGCACGATGGCCGGGAAGGCCTTGTAGTAGGGGGTGCAGGCCTCACGGGCCTGGAAGAAGGTGTCGGGGTTCTGGGCGGTGCCGCGGATGACCGGCTGATCGGGCGTCAGGGCCATCTTGCGGAAGTTGGCCACCAGCTCGTCGGGCACCATGTGCCGCAGGTCCTCGTCGTTGAGGATCTCGATCTTGGCGACTTCGTGGCTGGTGCGGAAGCCATCGAAGAAATGCAGGATGGGCAGACGGCTGCGCAACGTCGCGGCGTGGCTGATGGCCGCGAAGTCGTGGGCGTGCTGCACGCTTTCGGAGCTCAGCATGGCGAAGCCGGTCATGCGACAGGACATCACGTCGGAGTGGTCGCCGAAGATGCTGAGGGCGTGCGTGGCCAGAGTGCGGGCGCTGACGTGCATGCAGAAGGGCGTCAGTTCGCCGGCGATCTTGTACATGTTGGGAATCATGAGCAGCAGGCCCTGGGACGCCGTGAAGGTCGTCGTGAGGCTGCCGGCCTGGAGGGCGCCGTGGACGGCGCCCGCGGCGCCGCCCTCGGACTGCATCTCGATCACCGAGGGGATGGTCTTCCAGACGTTGGTCTTGCCCTGGGAGCTCCACTCATCCGCCCACTCGCCCATGTTGGAAGAAGGCGTGATCGGATAGATGGCGATGACCTCGCTGAGGCGATGGGCCACCGAGGCGGTGGCCTCGTTCCCATCAAGGGTCTTCATCACTCTCTGGCTCATGGTTCACTCCTTCCGGGGATCCTCGGGACCTTGCCGGCAATGGGCATCAGGGCAGGAAACACGTCAATACATGATACGGGATGGTCGGGTCACTTTCGTCACAAGGCGGGCCAGTGGTCAGACCACCGGCTGGGCTTCGCCCATGAGGCGCTGGTGGATGGCGGCGGCGGCCCGGCGGCCCTGACCCATGGCCAGAATGACCGTGGCGCCGCCCGTGATGACATCGCCCCCGGCAAAAACGCCCGGGATGGAGGTCTCGCCCGTTTCGTTGTCCACCACAACCACCCCGCCCTTGAGGGTCTTCAGGCCTTTGTCGGTCATGGCGATGAGGGGGTTCACGTCGAAGCCCAGGGCGACCACGAGGGTGTCGCAGGGGATCATGATGCGCTCGTCGGTCATCTTGGGGCTGCGGCGACCATCGGGGCCCGGTTCGCCCAGCTCCATGACGGCGCACTCGGCGTGCGTCATCCAGCCCTTGTCATTGCCGTGCAGCTGGACGGGCGTGCAGAGGAACTTGAACTCCACGCCCTCCTCGTGGGCGTGCTCCAGCTCCTCCTTGCGGGCCGTGGATTCCTTGATGGTGCGCCGGTAGACCACGGTCACATGCTCCGCGCCCATGCGGCGGGCGGCGCGGGCGGCATCCATGGCCGTGTTGCCCGCGCCCACGATGATGACGTGCTTGCCGACGGTCACCGGGGTGCCGTAGTTGGGGAAGAGGTCGGCGCGCATGAGGTTGATGCGGGTGAGGAATTCATTGGCGGTGTAGACGCCCTTGTACTCCTCGCCGGGAATGCCCATCATCTTGGGCAGGCCGGCGCCGGTGCCCATGAAGATGGCATCGTTCTCCTTGCGCAGATCCTCCAGCGTCATGCTGCGGCCCACGAGGGTGTTCATGACGAAGGTGACGCCCAGGCCGCGCAGGGTGGAGACTTCCTGATCCACGATGGCGTTGGGCAGGCGGAACTCGGGGATGCCGTAGAGCATCACGCCGCCGGGCTTGTGGAAGGCGTCGTAGACCGTGACCTGGTGGCCCTTCTTCACCAGCTCGCCCGCCACGGTGAGGCCTGCGGGGCCCGCGCCGATGACGGCCACCTTCTTGCCTGTGGCGGCTTCCACGGGAGGCAGTTCGTCAGAGCCCAGCATCGAGTCGCTGGCGTAGCGCTCCAGGCGGCCGATGGAGACGGGCAGGCCCTTGATGCCCACCACGCACTTGATCTCGCACTGCTTCTCCTGGGGGCAGACGCGGCCGCAGACCGAGCCCAGCGAGGAGCTCTCCTTGATGATGCGGGCGGCGGCCTTGGGGTCGTCGTTGACGATCTGCTGGAGGAATGCCGGGATGTTGATGCTCACCGGGCAGCCCTCGATGCAGGCCGGATGCTTGCACATGATGCAGCGGGCGGCCTCCAGCTTGGCCTGCTCGGGCGAGAGGCCCAGGCTCACCTCGTCGAAGTTGCACACGCGCAGGTCGGGCGGCTGGCAGGCCATCTCCTGGCGGGGGATCTTCATCTTCTGGCTGGGCTTGATGGCGCCCAGGTCGAGGGTCTGCCAGTCGGCCAGGTCGGTGACGGGGGCGTTCAGGTACTGCGAGTAGTCCACGGGGCCCGTGGCGGCCACACGGCCGATCTTGCACTCGCTCGGATCGCACTGCTCTTCGGCCTTGTACCAGTCGGAGCGCATGCGCAGCATGTTGAAGTCCACCTGGTGGCCGTCGAAGTCGGGGCCGTCGAAGCAGGCGAACTTGGTCTGGCCGCCCACGGTGACGCGGCAGCCGCCGCACATGCCGGTGCCGTCCACCATGAGGGCATTGAGGCTCACCAGGGTGAAGATGCCGTGCGGTTTCGTCAGGTCGGAGACGGCGCGCATCATGGGCAGGGGGCCCACGGCGACCACTTCAGCGATGGGCTCGCGGGCGATGACATCCTTGAGGGCGTCGGTCACCAGGCCCTTGCGGCCCAGGGTGCCGTCATCGGTGGTGACGATCAGCTCGGCGGACGCCGCGCCCAGCTCGTCGGCCAGCAGCACGCGCTCCTTGCTGCGGCCGCCCAGGATGGTGATGACGCGGCGGCCCTTGGCGTGCAGCTCCTCGGCGGCGGGCAGGATGGCGGCGCTGCCATAGCCGCCAGCCATCAGCACGATGGTGCCTTCCTCCACCAGCTCCGTCGGCGTGCCCATGGGGCCGGCCACGGCGTAGAGTCGATCCCCCGCACTGAGCTTGCCCATGGCCTGGGTGGTGGCGCCCACTTCCTGCATGATGAAGTGGATGTAGCCCTTGCGCGCGTCACCGCCCGCCAGCGTGAGGGGGATGCGCTCACTCTCGGGGAAGGGGGCCACCATGAAGAACTGGCCCGGCTTGCGGCCGCGGGCCACCTGGGGCGCCTGTACGATGAAGGACCAGGTTTCGGGCGCGATGAGCTTCTTCTCGAGGATGAGGTAGCCGTCCTGGGTCTCGGCATCGGAGGCATAGAGCGACTTGCCCTTGAGCAGGGGCAGCATGAGGTGCTCTTCCGCCTCGATGTGATCGCGGATGAGATCCACCAGGCGCTGGCCCAGCAGGGTGAGTGAACGCGGTGCGCGCACTTGTCCTTCAGTGATCTCCGCCAGCAGTTGCAGCGTGAGATCCCACATCTGGCGGTGGTCCTCATGCAGCCGCTGGTGGAGGGCCTCGGCGCCGATCTCTTCCAGCAGGGGGAACAGTTCGCGCTCCTCGGCCTCGTTGTGGGGGCGCAGCACCTCGTAAATCCACTTGGCGCCGAGATCCACACCTTTCCAGTCACCGGTGCCGAGGGCTTCGGCCATCCGCGTCAGCCGACTCTGGGCCTCCTCGTGGGTGGCGTGCCAGTTCGGCGTGGGCAGATTGCCGGAGCTGATCAGCGGTGTGATCGAATCGGACATGGATGCCTCCAGATCCGTTCAGCATGCTCTGGAGATGGCCTGAATTCTGTGTCTAAAAACCTAAATGGGACCAGTTGTGATCCATGCCACAGGACGTTGGCATCGCAAGGACTTAGCTAAAGTTTTTTATATTCCATGTTGTTTATTTGGTCGTGAATTTGTCATTCGAATCACGCAGAATGTCCCGCACCCGGGTGATGAGCTCCCGGACGCGGAAGGGCTTTTGCAGGAAGCCGTCCGGAGGCAGATCCGACAGGGATTCGAGGGACTCCTTCTGGGTGTAGCCGCTGGTCAGCAGAACCTTCACTTGGGGGGCCAGGGCGCGGATGCGGCGGAAGGCCTCGGCGCCTCCCATGCGCGGCATGGTCATATCCAGCAGCACCAGATGGATACGCTCCTTGTTCTCCTCGAAGCGCTCTACGGCCTCCAGCCCATCCCGGGCTTCCAGCACCCGGAAGCCAGCATTCTCGAGGGCGGTGCGGGCCAGATCGCGGATGATGCCTTCGTCATCCACGACGAGAATGGTGCCCGTCATCGGCTGCAGCGGCTGAGCCTCAGGCGCCAGCTGGGCCACGGAGGCCTCGGAGGCCGGGAAGAGCAGAATGAAGGTGGTGCCCTTGCCGGGCGTGCTTTCCACGCGGATGCCTGCGCGATGTCCGCGGACGATGCCCAGCATGGCCGACAGGCCCAGGCCCCGGCCCGTGAATTTGGTGGTGAAGAATGGATCGAAGATGCGGCCGATGGTTTCCGCATCCATGCCGCAGCCATCGTCCTCCACCTCCATGCGCACGAAGAGGCCGGGTTCCAGTACCTGGCCCGGGAAGGCGGCGGAAAGATCCTCGCGTCGGTATTCCACGGCCCGGGTGCGGAGGGTGATGACGCCGGTGTGGTCGCCAATGGCTTCAGAGGCGTTGATGACCAGGTTCATCACCACCTGCTGGAACTGCGCACTGTCCGCATCCACCGGCGGCAGGTCCGGCTGCAGATCCATGCGGATGCCCACCATCTTGGAGATGGACACGGAGAGCAGATCCCCCATTTCGATGAGGGTGGCGTTCAGATCCAGCGGGCGCACGGCGAAGTGGGCTTTGCCGGCGTAGGCCAGGAGTTGCCGCGCCAGGTCGGAGCCGCGTTGCGTGGCGGCCTCGATGCGCTGGATGGCGCTACGCAGGGCCGGATCATCGGGGATGCGTTCCAGGGCCACCTCGGTGTTGCCCAGGATGGCCGTGAGCAGGTTGTTGAAGTCGTGGGCGATGCCCCCGGCGAGCACGCCCAGGCTTTCCAGTTTCTGGGCCTGGCGCAGGGCGCCCTCCACCCGTCGGCGGTCGGTGATGTCGTCGGCGAGGAAGATGGCGCCGATGAACTCGCCGTGTTCGTTCCGGACCGCCGCGTTGTACCAATCGCACTGAATGCGCTGGCCCGTGCGGGTGACATTCTCCATGGTGGCGCGGGTGCCGCTCTCACTCTTCAGCAGGGCCTCGCGGCGGGGAAGCACCTCGGCTTGGCCGTCCTCGGGAACGAGCAGGCGCGGATCCTGGCCGAGCATGTCTTCCCGGCTGTAACCGAACATGCGCTCTGCGGCGTCGTTCCATTCCGTGATGCGGAAGTGGGCGTCCATCTCCAGGACGGCCAAGGGGGTGTAGGCGAGGTGGCTCCGATTCCGCTGCAGGGCGCCATGAAGGGAGGCATTCATGGACCGCGCCAAGTCAAGGGCCCGGCGGCGGGTGCCTGCAAGGGACCAGACGACCGCGGAAAGGCAAAGGCTCACGATCACGCCCCCCACGAGGATGATCAGGGGCTGGTTCCGTCCTTCCGCCTTGTAGAAGGCAGGGCGGATGGCATATCGCAACTGCCAGCCGCGTCCCCCCACATCCAGCATCCGGAGGGTGTCCGGGGTGGCGCCCTTGGGCCAGTCCGGGCTGGCGTAGAGCCATTGGGGCCCCTGGGAGGCGAAGGCGTCCACCACCTCGAAGGCCACGCCCGTGTCTTCGCCGCGCAGGATGTCCTCGATGAGGGGCTTGAGGAGGATGCCTGCGGAGATCCAGCCCTTGAAGGCCTGGCGGCGGGCCTCAAGGGAATCCACTGGCCTGGAATACTCAGGCACGAGCAGCACCACCGCGTCTTCGCGGCCCGTGGGGCGCGTGAAGTACACCAGGCCGGACAGGGCTGGCAGGCCCGTGTCCCGGGCGCGCTCGGCGGCCACTCGCTGGGTGTGACTCGTGCCCACGTCCAGGCCCAGGGCCAGGGTGGCACGCCCACCGGGTTCGCAGAGTTCGATGATGAGGTGGTTGCCATCCTGACCGGGGTCGCGCAGGGGGGCCGGGTCCGCGATGGGCCGGTGGTAGCGTCCCCGCAGCTGAGGCCGCGCGTTCATGAAGGCTGCAAGGTCCGCGGGCTCGACAGGCGTGATGATGGCCAGGCTGGTGAGGCCCGGGTGCCGCGTGGTCAGATCCAGGCCATCGACATAGGCCCGCCACTTCTCCAGAGACAAGGGCCGGGATTCCTCGGCGAAGAAGCCTTTGGCCCCTCGGGCGATGTCTTCATAGCGGCCCAGTCGGTTCTGCAGGCTCTGTTCCGTTCGGCTCACGAAGCGGTTGAGCCGGTTGAGGTCCCTCTGGTACTGGCTCTGCCGGGCGGTGTGCCATGCCAGTCCGGTGATGCCAAGGCTCAAACCCAAGACCACCAGGGCCAGGACCCAGGGCCGACGCGAGGGCGCAGGCTCAATGGGGGGCGCGTCTGAGAATGGGGACATCTGTGGGCTCGGAATCCTTTTATGGTAACGGTCTTTGACCGCTTCCGGGAGGAAGGCCGGAGGTGCCCCGAATTCTGGCCTGCGGTAGGGTGAAGGAAGCCGGAGGATGCCGCTTGGAACAGATCGAGGAATTTCTGCCCTATGCCCAGAGCTGCCTGCGCCATCC
This sequence is a window from Geothrix sp. PMB-07. Protein-coding genes within it:
- the nifJ gene encoding pyruvate:ferredoxin (flavodoxin) oxidoreductase — protein: MSQRVMKTLDGNEATASVAHRLSEVIAIYPITPSSNMGEWADEWSSQGKTNVWKTIPSVIEMQSEGGAAGAVHGALQAGSLTTTFTASQGLLLMIPNMYKIAGELTPFCMHVSARTLATHALSIFGDHSDVMSCRMTGFAMLSSESVQHAHDFAAISHAATLRSRLPILHFFDGFRTSHEVAKIEILNDEDLRHMVPDELVANFRKMALTPDQPVIRGTAQNPDTFFQAREACTPYYKAFPAIVQQEMDRFAALTGRQYRLYDYYGHPEAERVVVIMGSGCDVTHEYVDWAMKQGQKVGVLKVRLFRPFAIEEFVRALPATTKKIAVMDRCKEPGSPADPMHLDVLAALREGREEGHTTLNPVVVGGRYGLSSKEFTPAMVQAVYENLAKDTPKNHFTIGIVDDVSHSSLPYDASFDVEPSDVTRALFYGLGADGTVGANKNSIKIIAEETPNYGQGYFVYDSKKSGAITISHLRFGPRPIKSAYLVTKSNFIACHQTSFLDKYEMLETAVPGATFLLNTPHDKDTVWDTLPREVQEAIVEKKLKFYVIDAYEVGKNTGMGVRINTIMQTCFFAISGVLPREEAIEQIKKAIKKTYGKKGDAIVQKNFVAVDETLAHLHEVKVPATVTATRKRPPMVADEAPDFVKRVSAVMMEGKGDLLPVSAFPIDGTWPVGTTKWEKRNIALEIPEWDSSICIQCNKCAMVCPHAAIRAKVYEPSALAGAPGTFKAVDYKGPEYKGQKYTIQVAPEDCTGCTLCVEVCPAKDKSNPKHKAIDMVAQAPLRDAEVANFKFFLDLPEVDRTTVKLDVKGTQFLEPLFEYSGACSGCGETPYIKLLTQLFGDRTLIANATGCSSIYGGNLPTTPYTTNKDGRGPAWANSLFEDNAEFGLGLRLSVDKHQEFGLELMHRLGAKLGDELVAGIATADQTTEAGIKAQRERVDILKQKLAGINQPEAKMLHDLADYLVNKSVWIIGGDGWAYDIGYGGLDHVLASGRNVNVLVLDTEVYSNTGGQASKSTPMGAGAKFAMAGKHMPKKDLGMIAMSYGGIYVAKVAFGFRDAQTVKAFQEAESYNGPSLILAYSHCIAHGYDLAHGCDQQKLAVDSGHWPLFRFDPRRLEKGEVPLQMDSGAPKVPMLQYVRNETRYRMIEQQNPEHFKKLMDQAQLDTTNRYSVYEQLAKLSVTAK
- the gltA gene encoding NADPH-dependent glutamate synthase, with protein sequence MSDSITPLISSGNLPTPNWHATHEEAQSRLTRMAEALGTGDWKGVDLGAKWIYEVLRPHNEAEERELFPLLEEIGAEALHQRLHEDHRQMWDLTLQLLAEITEGQVRAPRSLTLLGQRLVDLIRDHIEAEEHLMLPLLKGKSLYASDAETQDGYLILEKKLIAPETWSFIVQAPQVARGRKPGQFFMVAPFPESERIPLTLAGGDARKGYIHFIMQEVGATTQAMGKLSAGDRLYAVAGPMGTPTELVEEGTIVLMAGGYGSAAILPAAEELHAKGRRVITILGGRSKERVLLADELGAASAELIVTTDDGTLGRKGLVTDALKDVIAREPIAEVVAVGPLPMMRAVSDLTKPHGIFTLVSLNALMVDGTGMCGGCRVTVGGQTKFACFDGPDFDGHQVDFNMLRMRSDWYKAEEQCDPSECKIGRVAATGPVDYSQYLNAPVTDLADWQTLDLGAIKPSQKMKIPRQEMACQPPDLRVCNFDEVSLGLSPEQAKLEAARCIMCKHPACIEGCPVSINIPAFLQQIVNDDPKAAARIIKESSSLGSVCGRVCPQEKQCEIKCVVGIKGLPVSIGRLERYASDSMLGSDELPPVEAATGKKVAVIGAGPAGLTVAGELVKKGHQVTVYDAFHKPGGVMLYGIPEFRLPNAIVDQEVSTLRGLGVTFVMNTLVGRSMTLEDLRKENDAIFMGTGAGLPKMMGIPGEEYKGVYTANEFLTRINLMRADLFPNYGTPVTVGKHVIIVGAGNTAMDAARAARRMGAEHVTVVYRRTIKESTARKEELEHAHEEGVEFKFLCTPVQLHGNDKGWMTHAECAVMELGEPGPDGRRSPKMTDERIMIPCDTLVVALGFDVNPLIAMTDKGLKTLKGGVVVVDNETGETSIPGVFAGGDVITGGATVILAMGQGRRAAAAIHQRLMGEAQPVV
- a CDS encoding CHASE domain-containing protein, which gives rise to MSPFSDAPPIEPAPSRRPWVLALVVLGLSLGITGLAWHTARQSQYQRDLNRLNRFVSRTEQSLQNRLGRYEDIARGAKGFFAEESRPLSLEKWRAYVDGLDLTTRHPGLTSLAIITPVEPADLAAFMNARPQLRGRYHRPIADPAPLRDPGQDGNHLIIELCEPGGRATLALGLDVGTSHTQRVAAERARDTGLPALSGLVYFTRPTGREDAVVLLVPEYSRPVDSLEARRQAFKGWISAGILLKPLIEDILRGEDTGVAFEVVDAFASQGPQWLYASPDWPKGATPDTLRMLDVGGRGWQLRYAIRPAFYKAEGRNQPLIILVGGVIVSLCLSAVVWSLAGTRRRALDLARSMNASLHGALQRNRSHLAYTPLAVLEMDAHFRITEWNDAAERMFGYSREDMLGQDPRLLVPEDGQAEVLPRREALLKSESGTRATMENVTRTGQRIQCDWYNAAVRNEHGEFIGAIFLADDITDRRRVEGALRQAQKLESLGVLAGGIAHDFNNLLTAILGNTEVALERIPDDPALRSAIQRIEAATQRGSDLARQLLAYAGKAHFAVRPLDLNATLIEMGDLLSVSISKMVGIRMDLQPDLPPVDADSAQFQQVVMNLVINASEAIGDHTGVITLRTRAVEYRREDLSAAFPGQVLEPGLFVRMEVEDDGCGMDAETIGRIFDPFFTTKFTGRGLGLSAMLGIVRGHRAGIRVESTPGKGTTFILLFPASEASVAQLAPEAQPLQPMTGTILVVDDEGIIRDLARTALENAGFRVLEARDGLEAVERFEENKERIHLVLLDMTMPRMGGAEAFRRIRALAPQVKVLLTSGYTQKESLESLSDLPPDGFLQKPFRVRELITRVRDILRDSNDKFTTK